The uncultured Cohaesibacter sp. genomic sequence TCTGAAATTCTTCTTCCTGCGGCACTTGGTTCTCAAGGTGCAGTGCTTTCTCAGGGGAGGTGGCATCCTGCGCGATGAGAATCAGGCCCTTTGCTGAGCCACTATATCCTATTTATACAAGGTCCGGGCCTTGCTCTGAATATTTACCAGTTGATCTTGCCGTGACGTGTTTCCCTTGGCTGCTGATTAGCGAATTCCCGCCGATTACACAATCTTTGATATGGGACTCTGGCGAGATTTTTCCCTTTCTTCGCTTATTCTTTTTGCTGTGCTGACTTCGTGGCATCAGTTGCCCTTTGGAGGAAAACCAAATGCGTCCATACGGGCCGGTTTGTCGTTAGGCAAGAGTCTCAATTGTATTTTGGTCTTCTTTGTTCTGGTTCTATTTTATGGTAGAATATACTTACGAAAACGCCCTTATTATAGTGCCGGGGCGTAACAGCGGCGTCGAGGCAGGGATGGTCCGCTTTCATTGTCAAAAAACTCATTCATTTTCAAAAAGCTTATTGGTTTTAGTCAATTTTCTCGTTGGGAAGGAGCAAGAGGAGGGGTACCATGACCACGTTTAACGATAGAGAATTGGGCTATGAAGCGAAATTCGCCCATGAACAGGACATCATTTTCAAGGCAACGGCCCGTCGGAACAAGCTGATCGCCCATTGGGCTGCCGACAAGCTTGGTTTTGTGGAAGATGAAGCCGCCAAATATGCCGATGCAATGGTCCGCAGCAGCTTGAAGGTTTCTGATGACGATGATGTCGTTCATCGCATTCTCGAGGATTTTCGCAATCACGATATGCCTTGGTCAGAGCATCGTATTCGCCAGAAACTGAGCCACTTCATGTCGATCGCTCTTGGGGAGGTTTCTGCGAGCGCCTGATGGCGGGAGAGGATGTGTGCTTCGCAAGGATGGTCTTTCCGGACAGAAGCATGCGGCAAATGAGTT encodes the following:
- a CDS encoding DUF1476 domain-containing protein — encoded protein: MTTFNDRELGYEAKFAHEQDIIFKATARRNKLIAHWAADKLGFVEDEAAKYADAMVRSSLKVSDDDDVVHRILEDFRNHDMPWSEHRIRQKLSHFMSIALGEVSASA